A DNA window from Hydra vulgaris chromosome 13, alternate assembly HydraT2T_AEP contains the following coding sequences:
- the LOC136089954 gene encoding uncharacterized protein LOC136089954, with product MNSIEEKLCEVLKVDRLLQELVTKILEEAMDLNSFVLVNENDLVELGFKLGQRKLIIQWLQSCAVVPIIGFLQPQAETLHELLPLYPVKEVLIKNDNSSTSVHGPTLVTKLLRGEIYSTQERHFLVRILGRYLMEVAKVKDMPSKEEKLAMAVSIVTGFPSLKSKLTESGHENFYCGKSHTGHIEIYVRQRRSRSKQIITKWNHRKEIPHCRELVGEENCEVERMLRKRRPTALNQEELLHMMGHDESRIFRRDWILSTKPNATLILKRYSRFLDMKETASFLLKLL from the exons atgaattCAATAGAAGAGAAGCTATGTGAAGTACTAAAAGTAGACAGATTGCTACAAGAATTAGTAACCAAAATattag aagaaGCAATGGATCTCAATTCCTTTGTATTAGTAAATGAAAATGATTTGGTTGAATTAGGTTTTAAACTGGGACAGAGGAAACTTATAATACAGTGGTTGCAGTCATGTGCAGTTGTACCTATAATTGGTTTCTTACAGCCTCAAGCTGAGACATTACATGAATTATTACCA ttATATCCTGTGAAAGAGGTACTCATTAAGAATGACAACAGTTCCACAAGTGTTCACGGCCCAACACTCGTGACAAAGTTATTAAGAGGTGAAATATATTCAACACAAGAAAGACACTTTTTAGTGCGTATTTTAGGTCGATATCTTATGGAGGTTGCAAAAGT AAAGGATATGCCCTCAAAGGAGGAAAAATTAGCAATGGCTGTTTCGATAGTGACAGGTTTCCCATCTCTAAAAAGTAAACTTACGGAATCTGGTCAT GAGAATTTTTATTGTGGAAAATCTCACACTGGCCATATTGAGATTTATGTTAGACAACGGCGCTCAAGATCTAAACAAATAATCACAAAATGGAATCATAGAAAAGAAAT aCCACATTGTCGAGAACTTGTCGGTGAAGAAAATTGCGAAGTTGAACGTATGCTCCGAAAACGTCGTCCAACAGCTCTTAACCAAGAAGAGCTGCTGCACATGATGGGTCACGATGAGTCACGAATCTTTCGAAGAGATTGGATCTTAAGCACAAAACCAAATGCTACTCTTATCCTGAAAAGATATTCGAGGTTTTTGGATATGAAAGAAACTgcaagttttttactaaaactcttataa
- the LOC124805826 gene encoding uncharacterized protein LOC124805826 isoform X2 translates to MENAVVNHVRGVKKDSVLNKIPDFYNTNNFAIDRMHIILVGLIPIHLAAILTKICKEKKSFTIDILNKRMSYIFSMISTDKLYKPPAIFKIEENKLHPSMKAVQMWAFFRFLPLTVGHLLNEDDKQWIFFIQLCNLAPKFTYGMITLLRNLIEEHLQSFKELFPDLKLRPKQHFLVHYPTIIFQSSSLIRMSCLRYELKNSFFKRSAHIVFNFTNICYTLAYRHQYNSLLSKLTKQHNKGIPLVSKSKRICVNLLPFENVLCFKYNLQSDDYVFVSYKIHICSINIRKYHYLVISINKGLPIFGKVEAFVNVENSLIWLVVVSLIDTVGFVDHIFSYEVKSYSDELFEILSFNTLLDEHPLPGYVVRCTSLNEILNTNLFVCFINCFGPIY, encoded by the coding sequence atggaaaatGCTGTAGTTAACCATGTAAGAGGAGTTAAGAAAgattctgttttaaataaaattccagacttttataatactaataacTTTGCAATTGATCGTATGCATATAATTCTAGTAGGACTAATTCCTATTCACCTTGCAGCAATTcttacaaaaatttgtaaagaaaaaaagagttttactATTGACATATTAAATAAGAGAATGTCATATATCTTTAGTATGATAAGTACTGACAAACTATATAAACCTCCTGCAATATtcaaaattgaagaaaataaattacatcCTTCAATGAAAGCAGTGCAAATGTGGGCATTTTTTCGGTTTTTGCCACTAACTGTTGGCCATTTGTTAAACGAAGATGACAAACAATGGatttttttcattcaacttTGCAATTTAGCTCCTAAGTTTACATATGGTATGATAACTTTGCTTCGTAATCTCATTGAAGAACATTTACAATCTTTCAAGGAACTCTTTCCAGATTTAAAACTGCGACCAAAGCAACATTTTTTGGTTCATTATCCAaccattatttttcaaagtagcTCTTTGATAAGAATGAGTTGCTTACGGTATGagcttaaaaattcatttttcaaacGATCGGctcatattgtttttaattttacaaacatttgtTATACACTTGCTTACAGGCATCAATATAATTCTTTACTTTCTAAATTGACTAAGCAACACAATAAAGGAATACCTTTAGTATCAAAGTCTAAACGTAtttgtgttaatttattgcCATTTGAGAATGTGCTgtgttttaaatacaatttacaaTCAGATGACTATGTCTTTGTTTCTTACAAAATTCATATATGTAGCATAAATATTCGAAAATATCACTACCTagttatttctataaataaagGTTTGCCGATTTTTGGAAAAGTCGAGGCTTTTGTTAATGTAGAAAATTCACTTATATGGCTTGTTGTTGTTTCTTTGATAGACACTGTAGGATTTGTTGACCATATTTTTTCTTATGAAGTTAAATCTTACAGTGATGAGCTTTTTGAAATCTTAAGTTTCAATACTTTGCTTGACGAACATCCACTTCCTGGATATGTTGTTAGATGCACAAGTTTAAacgaaattttaaatacaaatttattcgtatgctttataaattgtttcggacctatttattaa